The following proteins come from a genomic window of Mariniflexile sp. TRM1-10:
- a CDS encoding glycosyltransferase has translation MKHVLIIGFVWPEPKSSAAGSRMMQLIYFFQSLNYPITFASPCTKSDNAFDLTTIGINQVSIELNNASFDAFVKELNPTIVLFDRFMMEEQFGWRVAEQCPNALRILDTEDLHCLRKGRHQAFKEGKPFDTSYLFNDTAKREIASIYRSDLSLIISEAEMDILENQFKVADDLLMYLPFMLETILEETILKLPKFEERHHFISIGNFLHEPNYNAVLYLKETLWKLIKKQLPNAELHIYGAYASQKVNQLHNEKEGFLIKGLAEDVNEVMQNAKVCLAPIRFGAGLKGKLMDAMQNGTPCVTTTVGAEGMFGDLDVNGFVEDSPEAFANKAVQLYEDENLWSEKQLNGFQVINERFNRNQFQQKLATIIEETTQQLNNKRLNNFAGQMLMHHTLQSTKFMSKWIELKNLC, from the coding sequence ATGAAGCATGTCTTAATTATTGGTTTCGTATGGCCAGAACCCAAAAGTTCTGCGGCAGGTAGCCGAATGATGCAGCTTATTTACTTTTTTCAATCACTTAATTATCCCATTACATTTGCAAGTCCATGTACTAAAAGTGATAATGCATTTGATTTAACTACTATAGGAATTAATCAAGTTTCCATAGAACTGAATAATGCCAGTTTTGATGCTTTTGTAAAAGAACTAAACCCGACTATTGTTTTGTTCGACCGTTTTATGATGGAAGAACAATTTGGTTGGCGCGTCGCAGAACAATGTCCAAATGCTTTACGAATTTTAGATACTGAAGATTTGCATTGCCTGCGTAAAGGCAGACACCAGGCTTTTAAAGAAGGAAAGCCTTTTGATACATCCTATTTATTCAACGATACAGCGAAACGCGAAATAGCCAGTATTTATAGAAGTGATTTAAGTTTGATTATTTCGGAAGCTGAAATGGATATTCTTGAAAATCAATTTAAAGTAGCCGACGATTTATTGATGTATTTGCCTTTTATGTTGGAAACTATTTTAGAGGAAACTATTTTGAAGCTTCCCAAATTTGAAGAAAGACATCATTTTATAAGTATCGGTAATTTTTTGCACGAACCCAATTACAATGCGGTATTGTACTTAAAGGAAACCCTTTGGAAATTAATAAAGAAGCAACTTCCAAATGCAGAATTGCACATTTATGGAGCGTATGCATCCCAAAAAGTAAATCAGTTACATAATGAAAAGGAAGGTTTTTTAATAAAAGGATTAGCAGAAGACGTCAATGAAGTGATGCAAAATGCTAAAGTGTGTTTAGCACCCATTCGTTTTGGTGCCGGCTTAAAAGGGAAGTTGATGGATGCCATGCAAAACGGCACGCCTTGTGTTACAACAACGGTTGGAGCAGAAGGAATGTTTGGTGATTTGGATGTTAATGGATTTGTAGAAGATTCTCCAGAAGCTTTTGCAAATAAAGCAGTTCAATTATATGAGGATGAAAATCTTTGGAGTGAGAAACAATTAAACGGATTTCAAGTTATAAACGAACGTTTCAACAGAAATCAATTTCAACAAAAACTTGCAACTATTATTGAGGAAACAACTCAACAACTCAACAACAAACGCCTAAACAACTTCGCAGGGCAAATGCTTATGCACCATACCTTACAAAGCACCAAGTTTATGAGTAAATGGATTGAGCTGAAAAACCTCTGCTAG
- a CDS encoding heme-binding domain-containing protein, which produces MKIIKKIFLFLLIAFVIAQFFGPEKNEGNLASIDAFLAETNPPEDVKLILKETCYDCHSDVTRYPWYNNITPVNYWMAGHVKDGKKHFNFSNWEGNSVKRKDHKFEELIEMVEEKEMPLESYTWTHTEAKLSDTQIKSVVDWAKLVRVKYGLMAQAE; this is translated from the coding sequence ATGAAAATAATAAAAAAGATCTTCTTATTCTTGTTAATCGCATTCGTTATTGCGCAATTTTTTGGACCAGAAAAAAATGAAGGCAATTTAGCGTCTATTGATGCTTTTTTAGCTGAAACAAATCCTCCAGAAGATGTAAAACTTATTTTAAAAGAAACCTGTTACGATTGCCATAGCGATGTTACCCGATATCCTTGGTATAATAACATTACCCCAGTAAATTATTGGATGGCTGGTCATGTAAAAGACGGTAAAAAGCATTTTAATTTCTCTAATTGGGAAGGTAATTCGGTAAAACGTAAAGACCATAAATTTGAAGAATTAATTGAAATGGTTGAAGAAAAAGAAATGCCATTAGAATCTTATACATGGACGCATACCGAAGCAAAACTTAGCGATACACAAATAAAATCTGTTGTAGATTGGGCAAAGTTGGTGCGGGTAAAATATGGTTTAATGGCACAAGCTGAGTAA
- a CDS encoding adenylosuccinate lyase — protein sequence MSSNEFYNELKDVETSRESRLKYANMVLNDMSLLPKLIDIMFRIDDKVSYRAAWVFEFVCENYIYAIVPYLDTFCNNIKNIHLDSAVRSIAKVCYFIAQEYDSKQPNTLKKMLKPKHREQIIEVCFDWLIGKQKIAAKAYAMDTVFLLGKNYPWVHPQLTQILEKDFQTQSAGYKVRARRILKKLKSHEL from the coding sequence ATGAGTTCAAATGAATTTTACAATGAATTAAAAGACGTAGAGACTTCACGCGAAAGCCGCCTAAAATATGCCAATATGGTCTTAAACGATATGAGCCTATTGCCTAAGCTTATTGATATTATGTTTAGGATTGATGATAAAGTATCCTATCGTGCAGCTTGGGTATTTGAATTTGTTTGTGAAAACTATATTTATGCCATAGTACCATATTTGGATACGTTTTGTAACAATATTAAAAACATTCATTTAGATTCTGCGGTGCGTTCCATAGCTAAAGTATGCTATTTTATAGCACAAGAATACGACTCTAAACAACCCAATACTTTAAAAAAGATGCTGAAGCCAAAACATAGAGAACAAATTATTGAGGTTTGTTTTGATTGGCTTATAGGCAAACAAAAAATTGCTGCCAAAGCCTATGCCATGGACACAGTGTTTCTTTTAGGAAAAAACTATCCGTGGGTGCATCCGCAATTAACCCAAATTTTGGAAAAAGACTTTCAAACACAAAGTGCAGGTTATAAAGTACGTGCAAGACGCATTCTAAAAAAGTTAAAAAGTCATGAGTTATGA
- the purB gene encoding adenylosuccinate lyase, producing the protein MQLSPLNAISPIDGRYRNKVNELAPFFSEEALIKYRVLVEVEYFIALCEIPLPQLKAVNTSVFDNLRAIYKNFSNEDALAIKKIESVTNHDVKAVEYFIKEKFDALGLSQFKEFIHFGLTSQDINNTAIPLSIKEAMDTIYVPEYTIISNKLKTLSKDWAAISMLARTHGQPASPTRLGKEIEVFVVRLQEQFNLLKNIPNAAKFGGATGNFNAHHVAYPNIDWKAFGSKFVQEKLGLHHSFPTTQIEHYDHMAALFDTLKRINTIIIDLNRDIWTYVSMDYFKQKIKAGEVGSSAMPHKVNPIDFENSEGNLGIANAIFEYLSSKLPVSRLQRDLTDSTVLRNVGVPFGHTLIGFKSTLKGLDKLLLNEAKFAEDLENNWAVVAEAIQTILRREAYPNPYEALKGLTRTNEKINKDSISNFIDTLEVSNTIKDELKRITPSNYTGI; encoded by the coding sequence ATGCAATTATCACCTTTAAACGCCATCTCTCCAATTGATGGAAGATACAGAAATAAAGTAAACGAATTAGCCCCATTTTTTTCTGAAGAAGCTTTAATAAAATACCGTGTTCTTGTTGAGGTAGAATACTTTATTGCGCTTTGCGAAATTCCGTTACCACAACTTAAGGCTGTAAACACAAGTGTTTTTGATAATTTAAGAGCTATTTACAAAAACTTTAGTAATGAGGATGCGTTGGCAATTAAAAAGATTGAAAGCGTTACAAACCACGATGTGAAAGCTGTTGAATATTTTATAAAAGAAAAATTTGATGCGCTAGGCTTATCACAATTCAAAGAATTTATCCATTTTGGATTAACCTCACAAGACATAAACAACACCGCTATTCCTTTAAGTATTAAGGAAGCTATGGATACTATTTATGTGCCAGAATATACCATTATATCAAACAAGCTAAAAACATTATCAAAAGATTGGGCGGCTATTTCTATGTTAGCAAGAACCCACGGGCAACCGGCATCTCCAACCCGACTTGGTAAAGAAATTGAAGTGTTTGTAGTAAGATTACAAGAGCAATTTAATTTACTGAAAAATATACCTAATGCCGCTAAATTTGGTGGTGCTACCGGAAATTTTAATGCACACCATGTCGCATACCCAAACATTGATTGGAAAGCATTTGGCAGCAAATTTGTCCAAGAAAAATTAGGACTGCACCACTCATTTCCAACCACACAAATAGAACATTACGACCATATGGCTGCTTTGTTTGATACTTTAAAACGTATTAATACTATTATAATTGATTTAAACCGAGATATCTGGACATACGTATCTATGGATTATTTCAAACAGAAAATTAAAGCAGGTGAAGTTGGCAGTAGCGCCATGCCACATAAAGTAAATCCCATAGATTTTGAAAACAGCGAAGGTAATTTAGGAATTGCGAATGCTATTTTTGAATACCTATCTTCTAAACTACCTGTTTCGAGATTGCAACGTGATTTAACCGATAGCACTGTTTTAAGAAATGTGGGCGTACCTTTTGGACATACATTGATTGGTTTTAAATCAACATTAAAAGGATTGGATAAATTATTGTTGAATGAAGCTAAGTTTGCTGAAGATTTAGAAAACAATTGGGCAGTAGTTGCAGAAGCGATTCAAACCATATTACGTAGAGAAGCTTATCCGAACCCTTATGAAGCTTTAAAAGGTTTAACGCGTACTAATGAAAAAATAAACAAAGACTCCATTTCTAATTTTATTGATACTTTAGAGGTGTCTAACACAATAAAAGACGAATTAAAACGTATTACACCTAGTAATTATACGGGGATTTAA
- a CDS encoding DUF4252 domain-containing protein gives MNRTVTYIILALIATVTLVSCNDGASLQRYFVDHQESKNFMTQDIPISMLKIDETKFTNEQKEAYNSVERLNFLGYKANQTNEETLKVELAKVKTILSNGKYKDLVEFSDRGNKVVVKYIGNDEEADEVVVFGSSKELGFGIVRVLGDDMSPDKMVTLVSILQSAQVDKGQVQDIMNFFK, from the coding sequence ATGAACCGAACAGTCACCTATATTATTTTAGCTCTCATTGCAACTGTTACACTAGTAAGTTGTAATGATGGTGCTAGTTTACAACGTTATTTTGTAGATCACCAAGAATCTAAAAATTTCATGACACAAGATATTCCAATATCTATGTTAAAAATAGACGAGACTAAATTTACCAATGAACAAAAGGAGGCTTATAACTCTGTAGAGCGTTTGAATTTTTTGGGCTATAAAGCCAATCAAACAAACGAAGAAACACTAAAAGTAGAATTAGCAAAAGTTAAAACTATTTTGAGCAATGGAAAATATAAGGACCTTGTAGAATTTAGCGATAGAGGTAATAAAGTAGTCGTTAAATATATTGGAAACGATGAAGAAGCGGACGAAGTGGTTGTTTTTGGAAGCTCTAAAGAATTGGGTTTTGGAATTGTTCGGGTATTGGGTGATGATATGAGTCCAGATAAAATGGTGACTTTGGTTAGTATTTTACAAAGCGCTCAGGTTGATAAAGGACAAGTTCAGGATATTATGAACTTTTTTAAATAA
- a CDS encoding DUF4252 domain-containing protein has translation MKKRVIVLIMAIMLLPITGMAQDIFEKYSDNSDVTYVSIKPKMFQMIAKMGINVDEPEAKAYMDMVKSITSFKTIVTDNKTISTDIGKWVKSRSSSLEELMEVKDDGAEVKFYVKEGKDANHVKELLIFVNGINKVMKESVEINGQQRRIETVIVSLTGDIDLNEISKLTEKMNIPGGNHLEKKKK, from the coding sequence ATGAAAAAGAGAGTAATAGTACTAATCATGGCAATTATGTTATTGCCAATAACCGGAATGGCCCAAGATATTTTTGAAAAATACAGCGATAATTCCGATGTAACCTATGTATCCATTAAACCCAAAATGTTTCAAATGATAGCCAAAATGGGTATTAATGTTGATGAGCCAGAGGCAAAAGCCTATATGGATATGGTAAAAAGCATCACCAGTTTTAAAACCATTGTTACCGACAACAAAACCATTTCTACAGATATTGGCAAATGGGTTAAATCGCGCTCCAGTTCTTTAGAAGAGTTAATGGAAGTGAAAGATGATGGTGCTGAAGTGAAATTTTATGTAAAAGAAGGTAAAGACGCAAACCATGTAAAAGAGCTGTTAATTTTTGTAAATGGGATTAATAAAGTAATGAAAGAATCTGTTGAGATAAATGGACAACAAAGGCGTATTGAAACGGTTATTGTGTCGCTTACAGGAGATATCGATTTAAACGAAATTTCTAAGTTAACCGAAAAAATGAATATTCCAGGAGGTAATCATTTAGAGAAAAAGAAAAAGTAA
- a CDS encoding RNA polymerase sigma factor has translation MTQNEFLNIVMPFKDKVFRLAKRLLVSTEEAEDATQEVFLKLWNNKTKFEDYKNVEAFSMTMTKNYCFDKLKSKQAQNLKIVHSNYEDGSASLQKQVELNDSVHWVSKIIEDLPEQQKLVIQLRDIEEYDLDEIAKMLDMNNTAVRVALSRARKTIREKLTNTHNYGIK, from the coding sequence ATGACTCAAAACGAGTTTTTAAATATTGTGATGCCTTTTAAGGATAAAGTATTTCGTTTAGCAAAGCGATTACTGGTTTCTACCGAGGAAGCAGAAGATGCCACACAAGAGGTATTTTTGAAGTTATGGAATAATAAAACAAAATTTGAAGATTATAAAAACGTTGAAGCGTTTTCAATGACGATGACCAAAAATTATTGTTTTGATAAATTAAAATCGAAACAAGCACAAAATTTAAAAATTGTACATAGTAATTATGAAGACGGCAGCGCATCATTGCAAAAACAAGTTGAGTTAAACGATAGCGTTCATTGGGTGTCAAAAATTATTGAAGACCTGCCCGAACAGCAAAAATTAGTCATTCAATTGCGGGATATAGAAGAATACGATCTAGACGAGATAGCAAAAATGTTAGATATGAACAATACAGCAGTACGGGTAGCCTTGTCTAGAGCCAGAAAAACAATAAGAGAAAAATTAACTAATACACATAATTATGGTATTAAATAA
- a CDS encoding S41 family peptidase: MKNYKALILLVIVSFLSTSCFEDSDDNQISASSINDFVWKGMNIFYLYKDNIPDLANDKFTTDEVYADYLNSFSNPEDLFESLIYQRETIDRFSWIVDDYIALQQQFQGTSIVNGMEFSLFFAPNSTTQVIGVVRLVLPNTSADTNGLERGDIFYGIDGNALNENNYSQFLSQKSYTLNMGVFDDNGTPETTDDTIVPNGETINLTKAVYTENPVYQTEIFNIGGENVGYLVYNGFIGGSENELNTVFSNFKSNNVQHLVLDLRYNPGGSVSTETYLASMITGQFKGQLFTKLIYNSNFESTNYNFTDQIEKGNTINSLGLSKLYVLTTKGSASASEGLINGLTPYITVIQIGTNTTGKTQASRTLYDSPNFEREGANPNHTYAMQPLVADAMNKNDMKVPNTGLTPSIGFEYEEKPLNYGVLGDVNEPLLALALADIENSTAKIAVIKSKTKQLSLKLIVDSNELNPNKGGMVIK, from the coding sequence ATGAAAAATTATAAAGCCCTAATTCTATTAGTAATCGTTTCCTTTTTAAGTACCAGTTGTTTTGAAGATAGCGACGACAACCAAATTTCAGCAAGTTCAATTAACGATTTTGTTTGGAAAGGGATGAATATTTTTTATTTATATAAAGATAATATCCCTGACCTTGCAAACGACAAGTTTACAACAGACGAAGTATATGCCGATTATTTAAACAGTTTTTCAAATCCTGAAGATTTATTTGAAAGTCTAATTTATCAAAGAGAAACCATTGATAGATTCAGTTGGATTGTAGATGATTATATAGCTTTGCAACAGCAATTTCAGGGAACTTCAATTGTAAACGGTATGGAATTTAGTTTATTTTTTGCACCTAACAGCACCACTCAAGTTATAGGCGTAGTTAGATTGGTACTTCCTAATACTAGTGCAGATACTAATGGTCTTGAACGAGGCGATATTTTTTATGGTATTGATGGCAATGCTTTAAACGAAAATAACTATTCTCAATTTTTAAGTCAAAAATCTTATACTTTAAATATGGGTGTTTTTGATGACAATGGAACACCAGAAACTACTGATGATACTATTGTTCCTAATGGTGAAACTATTAATTTAACCAAAGCAGTATATACAGAAAACCCCGTTTACCAAACAGAAATTTTTAATATTGGTGGTGAAAATGTGGGCTACTTAGTTTATAATGGCTTTATTGGAGGTTCAGAAAATGAACTAAATACTGTTTTTAGTAACTTCAAGTCTAATAATGTACAGCATCTAGTTTTAGATTTAAGATACAATCCCGGTGGAAGTGTCAGTACAGAAACTTATTTGGCAAGTATGATTACAGGACAATTTAAAGGGCAGTTATTCACTAAACTGATTTATAACAGTAATTTTGAATCTACCAATTATAATTTTACTGATCAAATTGAAAAAGGAAATACAATTAATAGCTTAGGTCTAAGCAAACTTTATGTATTAACCACTAAAGGATCTGCCTCTGCAAGCGAAGGCCTCATTAACGGATTGACCCCATATATTACAGTTATTCAAATAGGAACAAATACAACAGGTAAAACACAAGCCTCTAGGACACTTTATGATTCTCCAAATTTTGAAAGAGAAGGTGCAAATCCAAATCACACCTATGCAATGCAACCTCTTGTCGCTGATGCCATGAATAAAAATGACATGAAAGTACCAAATACAGGATTAACTCCATCTATTGGATTTGAATATGAGGAAAAACCTCTTAACTATGGTGTTTTGGGAGATGTAAACGAACCCTTATTAGCACTCGCCTTGGCTGATATTGAAAACTCAACCGCAAAAATAGCTGTAATCAAATCAAAAACAAAACAATTATCTTTGAAACTAATAGTAGATAGCAACGAACTTAATCCTAACAAAGGAGGGATGGTTATTAAATAA
- a CDS encoding adenine nucleotide alpha hydrolase, whose translation MQKIKTYFNWSSGKDSALALYYLLQDGRYAVDELITTINSHYNRVSMHGLRKELLIAQTEAVNITSNLIELPEMPSMEIYEQKMLETVSRLKSEGFTHSAFGDIFLEDLRTYREEQLAKQKLKAVFPIWKRNTKELINEFLDLGFKTIVVCANSKYFNEDFVGTIIDKNFIDNLPKGVDPCGENGEFHTFCFDGPIFKNPIPFTTGEKVYREYDNPKTEDDSICKNDKYGIWYCDLIP comes from the coding sequence GTGCAAAAAATCAAAACCTATTTTAATTGGAGTTCCGGAAAAGACTCTGCGCTAGCTCTTTACTATTTACTACAAGATGGTCGGTATGCTGTTGATGAATTAATTACAACCATAAATAGCCATTACAATCGTGTGTCTATGCATGGGCTTAGAAAGGAACTCTTAATAGCTCAAACAGAAGCTGTAAACATAACATCCAATCTTATAGAGCTACCTGAAATGCCTAGTATGGAAATCTACGAGCAAAAAATGCTAGAAACCGTATCGCGATTAAAAAGCGAAGGTTTTACACATAGTGCTTTTGGCGATATTTTTCTGGAAGATTTAAGAACTTATAGGGAAGAGCAATTAGCCAAGCAAAAGTTAAAAGCTGTATTTCCAATATGGAAACGGAACACTAAAGAACTTATTAATGAATTTTTAGATTTAGGTTTTAAAACCATTGTTGTTTGTGCCAATTCAAAATACTTTAATGAAGACTTTGTTGGAACAATTATAGACAAAAATTTTATTGATAATTTACCCAAAGGTGTCGATCCTTGTGGCGAAAATGGCGAATTTCACACCTTTTGTTTTGATGGTCCTATCTTCAAAAACCCCATTCCGTTTACTACAGGTGAAAAGGTATATCGTGAATATGACAACCCAAAAACAGAAGACGATTCTATTTGTAAAAATGACAAATATGGAATTTGGTATTGTGATTTAATTCCATAA
- a CDS encoding TonB-dependent receptor plug domain-containing protein, whose translation MNKKTSVFGVLCLSISLCGFAQQQIDSTNVQQLDEVVVSDSRFQLKREHSGKTVIKISRAEIENNQGRNISELINAKSGIEINGTRSVEGINLGYFVRGGNNRQVLVLIDGVQVNDPSLVANEFDLRLIDLNTVESIEIIKGAASTLYGNSAATAVINITTKKESRKPISASFLSVVGTNQSADAQNYHGASFNNNVSVNGSLDKLSYLASFANRYVDGLSAAKSENPEKDAFSRFNTNLKLGYTFCDAFELSAFASYDKLRTDTDGFPPPNYILADTDDAYKNEQKRVGISPKFTYANGSFQVNAAYTEINRESISDFVTSYEAESYVVDAFNKYVFDDTFYTIVGFNYADYNTLFDQERSYTTSDPYINAVYVSGFGLNLNAGARLNNHSEYGSYLVYSFNPSYTVEVNSGYVKALGSYATSFIAPNLSQLFGFFGANPDLEPEENRTIEGGLEFSNRKGFRLNGLYFNRKEDNTIIYTTGYQNATESATVHGLEVEAAFNIIEDLTISTNYTFTELQDGLRLRLPKHKVNANFGYNFSERTYTSLTYQFIGDRTDTDFSTYENVELKSFSLIDLYFSQKLINNKVKLFATVTNLFNEDYSEIIGYTTKGRNVSLGLNLNF comes from the coding sequence ATGAACAAAAAAACAAGTGTTTTTGGTGTACTGTGTTTAAGTATATCATTATGTGGCTTTGCGCAACAGCAAATCGATTCAACAAACGTGCAGCAACTTGATGAAGTCGTTGTTTCTGATTCACGTTTCCAATTAAAGCGTGAACATTCAGGTAAAACGGTTATTAAAATTTCAAGGGCGGAAATTGAGAATAACCAAGGGCGAAATATTTCCGAATTAATAAATGCCAAAAGTGGTATCGAAATTAATGGAACCAGAAGTGTTGAAGGTATAAATTTAGGATATTTTGTAAGAGGAGGTAACAATAGGCAGGTTTTGGTGCTTATTGATGGTGTTCAAGTAAACGACCCGTCTCTGGTTGCCAATGAATTTGATTTGCGTTTGATAGATTTAAATACCGTAGAATCCATCGAGATTATTAAAGGTGCTGCCAGTACATTATATGGAAATTCGGCTGCCACGGCGGTCATTAATATTACGACTAAAAAAGAATCTAGAAAACCAATATCCGCTAGTTTTTTATCGGTGGTAGGGACCAACCAATCGGCCGATGCCCAGAATTACCATGGTGCCAGTTTTAATAACAACGTATCTGTAAATGGAAGTCTGGATAAGCTTAGTTATTTAGCAAGTTTTGCAAACAGGTATGTTGATGGTTTATCTGCAGCAAAATCTGAAAATCCTGAAAAGGATGCATTTTCAAGATTCAATACAAATTTAAAATTAGGCTATACCTTTTGTGATGCTTTTGAATTATCTGCTTTTGCAAGTTATGATAAGCTAAGAACCGATACCGATGGTTTTCCACCACCAAACTATATCTTAGCAGATACAGATGATGCTTATAAAAATGAGCAAAAAAGGGTTGGGATTTCACCAAAATTCACGTATGCCAACGGAAGTTTTCAGGTGAATGCTGCTTACACAGAAATAAACAGGGAAAGTATTTCGGATTTTGTTACAAGTTATGAAGCGGAAAGTTATGTGGTTGATGCTTTTAATAAATATGTTTTTGATGACACATTTTATACCATTGTTGGATTTAACTATGCTGATTATAACACACTGTTTGATCAAGAACGATCTTATACAACGTCCGATCCTTACATAAATGCGGTGTATGTATCAGGTTTCGGATTGAATTTGAATGCTGGAGCTAGATTGAATAACCATAGTGAATATGGTTCCTATCTTGTTTATAGTTTTAACCCATCGTATACTGTTGAAGTAAATTCTGGATATGTTAAGGCTTTGGGGTCGTACGCCACATCGTTTATAGCACCTAATTTATCGCAGTTGTTTGGGTTTTTTGGAGCAAATCCAGATTTAGAGCCAGAAGAAAACAGAACCATTGAAGGTGGTTTGGAATTTTCGAATAGAAAAGGATTTCGTTTGAACGGACTTTATTTTAACCGTAAAGAAGACAACACCATTATTTATACAACTGGTTACCAAAATGCTACGGAAAGTGCCACAGTTCATGGGTTGGAAGTTGAAGCTGCATTTAACATAATTGAAGATTTAACAATTTCTACAAATTATACGTTTACGGAATTGCAAGACGGTTTACGTTTGCGCCTGCCTAAGCATAAAGTGAATGCTAATTTTGGTTATAATTTTTCAGAAAGAACTTATACATCATTAACTTACCAATTTATTGGAGACAGAACTGATACCGATTTTTCAACATATGAAAACGTGGAATTAAAATCATTTTCTTTAATTGATTTATATTTTAGTCAGAAACTAATCAATAATAAAGTGAAACTTTTTGCAACTGTAACCAATCTTTTTAATGAAGATTACAGTGAGATTATTGGCTATACAACCAAAGGTAGAAACGTGAGTTTAGGATTGAATTTGAATTTTTAA
- a CDS encoding ABC transporter substrate-binding protein, producing the protein MKKTILFFLFICFIACKNDPNKQLPEVLEGESLVLNYAKGFSVIDYGTYKILEIKNPWPKAEKTYRFALVQEEMLPKITLNSDEFEGIITIPIKKLVVTSTTHIPSLELLNVEQTLVGFPGIDYISSKKTRNRIENGLVRELGKNEGINTEVLLELKPDVVVGFGIDGNNRTFETIKKSGIPVIFNGDWVEESPLAKAEWVKFFGVLFNKEKEADAVFNTIEQNYLEAKKLAKNTKNQPTILSGAMHNDIWYLPNGTSTEAQLLKDANANYLWNDSKGTGSLSLNFETVYSKAKDADIWLSPSNYTSKEALKNGNSHHAMFEAFQNNTIYSSISTTGKSGGILYFELGSTRPDLILKDLIKICHPELLKNHDLYFFKPLE; encoded by the coding sequence TTGAAAAAAACCATCTTATTCTTTTTGTTTATATGTTTCATAGCATGTAAAAACGACCCTAACAAACAACTTCCCGAAGTTCTTGAAGGCGAATCATTAGTATTGAACTATGCCAAAGGATTTTCGGTTATAGATTATGGCACTTATAAAATTTTAGAAATAAAAAATCCGTGGCCAAAAGCTGAGAAAACCTATCGGTTTGCTTTAGTTCAAGAAGAGATGCTACCAAAAATCACATTAAACAGCGATGAATTTGAAGGTATTATTACGATTCCCATTAAAAAACTGGTCGTAACATCAACCACACACATTCCTTCCTTAGAATTATTGAACGTGGAGCAAACATTGGTTGGCTTTCCGGGAATCGATTATATTTCTTCTAAAAAAACCCGAAATAGAATTGAAAACGGCTTGGTTCGTGAATTAGGCAAAAACGAAGGCATTAATACCGAAGTATTGCTAGAACTAAAACCAGATGTTGTTGTTGGTTTTGGTATTGATGGCAACAACCGGACTTTTGAAACCATAAAAAAATCGGGGATTCCAGTAATTTTTAATGGCGATTGGGTTGAAGAATCGCCACTTGCTAAAGCCGAATGGGTTAAGTTTTTTGGGGTACTATTCAATAAAGAAAAAGAAGCCGATGCTGTTTTCAATACCATTGAACAAAATTATTTGGAAGCTAAAAAATTGGCTAAAAACACTAAAAACCAACCTACTATTCTAAGTGGTGCCATGCATAACGACATTTGGTATTTGCCCAATGGCACCAGCACCGAAGCACAACTTTTAAAGGATGCCAACGCCAATTATTTGTGGAACGACTCCAAAGGTACTGGCAGCTTATCGCTTAATTTTGAAACCGTTTATTCCAAAGCCAAAGATGCTGATATTTGGTTAAGTCCATCTAATTATACCAGTAAGGAAGCCCTTAAAAACGGGAATTCGCATCATGCCATGTTTGAAGCATTTCAAAACAACACTATCTATTCATCTATAAGTACCACAGGAAAATCCGGCGGTATTTTATATTTTGAGTTGGGTTCTACCCGACCCGATTTGATTTTAAAAGATCTTATTAAAATTTGCCATCCAGAACTCTTAAAAAATCATGACCTTTACTTTTTTAAACCTTTAGAATAA